A window of the Maniola hyperantus chromosome 16, iAphHyp1.2, whole genome shotgun sequence genome harbors these coding sequences:
- the LOC117989292 gene encoding uncharacterized protein isoform X2, with translation MHQKVSGWALLALISSSTILHTLAYPQSSPLISQAPSNVRTQNLQYYSNSLPIHREQIGEERKFAEKPNALKKVALDDLDDIQNNSISDSGFSWSNMLGMIMHMIFNPGGNGPNKSDNLDTDVGSPSPWASLLSMGFKILTAILGGGASNDGIDKVDNGNSPMQFINIVVNLLDALKTSLSHRSLSARSAGRKDSVSDAALAGIAMLKTYVRSFGTSDDKCLQKYVCDANNECSSDIGPKSVFCQLGTYAASFVLERQSAGTFDQFYEAGRRGRSGIDCRQLYLECNEV, from the exons ATGCATCAGAAGGTGTCAGGCTGGGCGCTATTGGCCCTCATCAGTTCATCGACCATACTTCACACGCTTGCGTATCCACAGTCTTCACCCCTTATCTCACAG GCCCCTAGTAATGTTCGGACACAAAACCTCCAGTATTACAGCAATTCCTTGCCCATTCATCGAGAGCAAATAGGTGAAGAACGAAAGTTCGCTGAAAAACCCAACGCCTTGAAGAAAGTAGCGTTGGACGATCTGGACGACATTCAAAATAATTCTATTTCTGACAGCGGTTTCTCATGGTCGAATATGCTTG GTATGATTATGCACATGATTTTCAACCCTGGCGGCAACGGACCTAACAAGAGTGACAACTTGGATACCGATGTCGGCTCGCCATCTCCTTGGGCCAGTTTACTGTCCATGGGTTTCAAAATCTTAACAGCCATTCTGGGAGGAGGAGCATCCAACGACGGAATTGACAAAGTCGACAACGGAAACTCTCCAATGCAG TTTATCAACATCGTCGTGAATCTCTTGGACGCCCTTAAGACGTCGTTGTCTCATCGGTCACTGAGTGCTCGATCAGCCGGCCGTAAGGATTCCGTCAGTGATGCTGCCCTTGCTGGTATTGCTATGCTCAAGACTTATGTGAGATCCTTCGGAACCAGCGACGACAAATGCCTTCAGAAATATGTATGCGATGCTAACAATGAATGTTCCAGCGATATCGGACCCAAGAGTGTCTTCTGCCAACTTGGAAC cTATGCCGCAAGCTTTGTTCTGGAGAGACAATCGGCTGGCACGTTTGACCAATTTTATGAGGCAGGACGTCGTGGTCGTTCCGGCATCGATTGCCGTCAACTTTACCTCGAATGCAACGAGGTTTAA
- the LOC117989769 gene encoding uncharacterized protein → MTLENLPSRLGMPKQLVDRYAEYPGPVHDQPMYYPYEPSATSQGHVGHISLPSKHHFSGGSHKNNAAMSALTLLAFLFFLHILQQCLKEHMTALSTPQVMIMTGGKEGEDTIRRISNKKVDKTGVLETEEKRKNALNPSVVTEPPNDDSEKYFTKITSSDNASWKKFQNNPNTYKNDYRSEVPEFY, encoded by the exons ATGACGTTAGAAAACCTCCCCTCCCGCCTGGGAATGCCGAAGCAACTTGTAGACAG GTATGCAGAATACCCAGGTCCTGTACATGATCAACCAATGTATTATCCATACGAACCATCCGCGACATCGCAGGGCCATGTAGGCCATATATCATTGCCTTCTAAACA ccACTTCAGCGGAGGAAGCCATAAAAACAATGCCGCCATGTCAGCATTAACCCTGCtggcttttcttttttttctccaTATTCTTCAACAATGTTTAAAAGAACATATGACTGCTCTCAGTACACCCCAGGTCATGATAATGACGGGTGGAAAGGAGGGCGAGGATACCATCCGCCgaatatcaaataaaaaagttgatAAAACCGGTGTTTTAGAAACGGAAGAAAAACGTAAAAATGCATTAAATCCAAGTGTCGTAACTGAACCACCAAACGATGATAGTGAAAAATATTTCACGAAAATTACTTCATCCGATAACGCGTCTTGGAAAAAGTTCCAAAATAATCCAAACACGTATAAAAACGATTATAGGTCTGAAGTTCCCGAATTTTATTAG
- the LOC117989292 gene encoding uncharacterized protein isoform X1, producing MHQKVSGWALLALISSSTILHTLAYPQSSPLISQAPSNVRTQNLQYYSNSLPIHREQIGEERKFAEKPNALKKVALDDLDDIQNNSISDSGFSWSNMLGMIMHMIFNPGGNGPNKSDNLDTDVGSPSPWASLLSMGFKILTAILGGGASNDGIDKVDNGNSPMQSILAAVLSTVLGAKDPDQVASMAKQAGEFINIVVNLLDALKTSLSHRSLSARSAGRKDSVSDAALAGIAMLKTYVRSFGTSDDKCLQKYVCDANNECSSDIGPKSVFCQLGTYAASFVLERQSAGTFDQFYEAGRRGRSGIDCRQLYLECNEV from the exons ATGCATCAGAAGGTGTCAGGCTGGGCGCTATTGGCCCTCATCAGTTCATCGACCATACTTCACACGCTTGCGTATCCACAGTCTTCACCCCTTATCTCACAG GCCCCTAGTAATGTTCGGACACAAAACCTCCAGTATTACAGCAATTCCTTGCCCATTCATCGAGAGCAAATAGGTGAAGAACGAAAGTTCGCTGAAAAACCCAACGCCTTGAAGAAAGTAGCGTTGGACGATCTGGACGACATTCAAAATAATTCTATTTCTGACAGCGGTTTCTCATGGTCGAATATGCTTG GTATGATTATGCACATGATTTTCAACCCTGGCGGCAACGGACCTAACAAGAGTGACAACTTGGATACCGATGTCGGCTCGCCATCTCCTTGGGCCAGTTTACTGTCCATGGGTTTCAAAATCTTAACAGCCATTCTGGGAGGAGGAGCATCCAACGACGGAATTGACAAAGTCGACAACGGAAACTCTCCAATGCAG AGTATATTGGCCGCGGTTCTGTCGACGGTGCTCGGTGCAAAAGATCCTGACCAAGTCGCCTCCATGGCAAAGCAGGCTGGAGAG TTTATCAACATCGTCGTGAATCTCTTGGACGCCCTTAAGACGTCGTTGTCTCATCGGTCACTGAGTGCTCGATCAGCCGGCCGTAAGGATTCCGTCAGTGATGCTGCCCTTGCTGGTATTGCTATGCTCAAGACTTATGTGAGATCCTTCGGAACCAGCGACGACAAATGCCTTCAGAAATATGTATGCGATGCTAACAATGAATGTTCCAGCGATATCGGACCCAAGAGTGTCTTCTGCCAACTTGGAAC cTATGCCGCAAGCTTTGTTCTGGAGAGACAATCGGCTGGCACGTTTGACCAATTTTATGAGGCAGGACGTCGTGGTCGTTCCGGCATCGATTGCCGTCAACTTTACCTCGAATGCAACGAGGTTTAA